In Leptospira harrisiae, one genomic interval encodes:
- a CDS encoding parallel beta-helix domain-containing protein — translation MIFKKRKNIFLLWFQTILFLFFTSQVFSRTVEVHEGESIQKAIDSLDKGDTVKVFPGVYHEFLFVDKTHFTLSGVIVNGKWPVLDGEAKLNDGVIGSGANFLIENFHIKNYKANGVMTQGAGNIIMRKLIVENTGIYGIYPTMGTNVLVEDTVSLGIADAAIYIGMCHNVDVRRNEVYGSVIGIEIENSTNVLIEGNTVYDNSAGIVAFALPGLPLKKVENVIIRKNFIFDNNHRNFAEPGALVAGVPPGIGIGVMAGDAVTIEGNIIRRNSFAGIGIGDNNLLPNSKSPDPDVEPNPDRNKVLENVFIDNGSRKWNDFISWVFYVIRIVFSGNPIPESPNGGKVGIFPEGYDIVASGKGKDNCLFSPDSVTKIGTSEYGVCSPTETTDKIKTMIGDPKLGESKSDARELGKQVFGAVCSGCHSMTLRTVGPPIKEIQEKYKKDVFGVVSFASMPKKVREGFIEMPSQKYLGNEKLTAVANYILNLKDEGAKGVAK, via the coding sequence ATGATTTTCAAAAAACGAAAAAATATTTTTTTACTATGGTTTCAAACTATTCTTTTTTTGTTTTTCACTTCCCAAGTTTTTTCACGTACAGTGGAAGTTCATGAAGGTGAATCCATTCAAAAGGCTATCGACTCACTCGATAAAGGTGATACGGTAAAAGTTTTTCCCGGCGTGTATCATGAATTTTTGTTTGTTGATAAAACTCATTTTACTTTATCTGGTGTCATCGTCAATGGTAAGTGGCCAGTGTTAGATGGGGAAGCCAAGTTAAATGATGGAGTGATTGGTTCAGGTGCAAATTTTCTTATCGAAAATTTCCATATAAAAAATTACAAAGCCAACGGCGTGATGACCCAAGGAGCCGGTAATATCATCATGCGCAAACTCATTGTGGAAAACACTGGTATTTACGGAATTTATCCAACAATGGGGACCAATGTTTTGGTAGAGGATACTGTTAGTTTAGGTATTGCGGATGCTGCAATTTACATTGGTATGTGTCATAATGTTGATGTTAGGCGAAATGAAGTTTATGGAAGTGTTATTGGAATCGAAATTGAAAACTCAACGAACGTACTGATCGAAGGAAATACCGTTTACGATAATTCTGCCGGGATCGTTGCGTTTGCATTACCAGGGCTCCCTTTAAAAAAAGTTGAGAATGTAATCATTCGAAAAAACTTTATATTCGATAACAATCATAGAAATTTTGCAGAACCGGGAGCTTTGGTTGCTGGTGTTCCGCCTGGTATTGGAATAGGAGTGATGGCAGGGGATGCAGTCACTATTGAAGGAAATATCATTCGTAGAAATAGTTTTGCCGGCATTGGAATCGGAGATAATAATTTGTTACCCAATTCCAAATCACCAGACCCAGATGTAGAACCGAACCCAGATCGTAATAAAGTCCTTGAAAACGTTTTTATCGACAATGGATCGCGCAAATGGAATGATTTTATCTCTTGGGTTTTTTATGTGATTCGCATTGTATTTTCCGGTAACCCTATTCCTGAATCACCTAATGGTGGGAAGGTGGGGATTTTCCCAGAGGGATATGATATAGTGGCTTCTGGCAAAGGAAAGGATAATTGTTTGTTCTCTCCTGATTCAGTTACTAAAATTGGAACGAGTGAATACGGGGTTTGTTCGCCAACGGAAACCACAGATAAAATTAAAACAATGATTGGAGATCCCAAATTAGGAGAATCTAAATCAGATGCACGAGAACTTGGAAAACAAGTGTTTGGTGCTGTATGTTCTGGTTGCCACTCAATGACTCTTAGAACCGTTGGCCCCCCGATAAAAGAAATACAAGAAAAATATAAAAAAGATGTCTTTGGAGTCGTTTCTTTTGCTTCGATGCCTAAAAAAGTGCGAGAAGGTTTTATTGAAATGCCATCTCAAAAATACTTAGGAAATGAAAAGTTAACAGCCGTAGCAAATTATATTTTGAATTTGAAAGATGAAGGGGCCAAAGGGGTAGCAAAATAA